The Aspergillus luchuensis IFO 4308 DNA, chromosome 4, nearly complete sequence DNA window accccccaattCCACCGGCATTCTAGAAGCcatctttcctccccttgaAGCCTTCCTCCTGCCTACTGGTCCTTTCACCCGATAGGGTCCCACGGACACGCTTGTTCAGTCACTTCCATTGTCTACTGGGTAGGTAATATTTCGTTGTTCGTGCTTGTTTCAACATCCGCGAACTAGTAACAGAGAACACTCATACTTCATCCTATCGTGATGCAGCATACACATTGACTGTCCTGCGCAAATCGGCCCGACCAGCCCGtcagaggagaaagaagtacTATATACATCCAAGCATTATATAGCATTTCTAGATCCTATTATTAGCCACCCTGCCCAACTACCCAACCAGCTGGCCTGAGTGGTGCAGATTGCGCACGAACAACTTCCTGATCGTCGTCCACTAGTCCGGTGATCTCATTCTTGTCGCATTGCCACTCTTCCTTTCGCTGCCCCCCCGTGACACTTCTTCTTTGGACGCCCAGAGCCTCTGTATAACTCCCTAGTATGTCCAGCGGTGAGCTATGGTCCACTTTAGTCACCGCAATCGATCCCGGTAGTACCAAAGCCATGCCCATCATCCTTCAATCGACCATCGATCTTCTGGAGACAGAACTAGCCAAGGCTAGAGCGGCGCTCCATGAGATCCAACCTACGGCATGCTCTTTATTTACGAAGCGAGATGAGCTCGCTTTGGGTGCCGTGGCAGCATATCGTCAAAATCTCATCGACCGTGCGCCGGACTTTTTCTACGGCGCGAGTCGGTTGACCCCCAAGGAGCTGGGACTTGTCCCGGCTGTCCGCGAAGTACAggcggacgatgatgaagatgatcatgTAAAGACCTCGTCCAAGCAACACCTTCGGCCTGTCCAGCCGATTGCGCCCAAGCGCGCTTCTTTGGCCGATGTCTTATCCAACAGTCTAATCCTCGACCATATGGCCCCATATCTGTCAGCTTCCTCATTGTTGGCTCTAGCATCTACTTCCCGCCAGGTTCGGTCATCGATAGTGGACACTCCCTACATTTTCCGCCACCTTGATCTGACCCAATGTCGTGGTGCGAAACCAGCCAGCACATCTGCGACAGACTCGGCGGAGCAAGTAGGGAGTGGTGAGCAAGGGGAAGACTCCGCAGTCGAGGATGAAGTTCATTCTGCGCCTCTGAGGGGCATCTTTGCTAGTCTCCAAAGGCAGTCGATCCTGCAGGACGTGCGCACATTGGTTCTGGATGGGCTGTCCGTTCCAGCGGATTTGCTTGCGGAAATTATCCTCACAGATCGCTTCAACGTCAACGTTCTATCTATAAGGGAGTGCCGCCATCTCAATGAGCGGAAACTGATGCAGGTGCTGACCCATGCGGTACGGCCTTCTCGTCCTAAGGGCACACCCCGCGTTAAAGGAATCTATCACTTTACTCCCCTCCAACAGTCTCGTGCGGTGATCCGCAGCAGATACCGCGACTGGTGGAGCTCGAGATGTGGCAGCCAATCGTCCATTACTCCGAGTCCGGAAAACGGGTCTGCAACTAGTGAAGTTGCTGAAAGTGCCACACAGCAACAGGATGCATGGTATCGCTCGTCCGGGCAGCTCTTCAAGCGGAGCATTGAGGATGGCTGGGCAGAGACAATCAAGCAGTGCGAAGGTATCATTGCATTTGACGCTGTTTTGTGCCGTGGTCCTCGTCACGACGTTGATCTTTCCACTCCCATGCCGGAAGGCCAGAGTGCATCTCAGCCAGAGGGCCGGCCGCCGCTTGCGCCAAAACTGGCAACTGTTGCACTAGGGCCCCGAGGATGCGATGGCTGCCACACCTCACCCGAAGGCCCGACCTTCTGGGGCCAGTCCCCGGGTGAAAACCTTCCCCTGCTGACGCCGCCACCGCTCCACTCTTCCTCTGTAGTCGAGGCCAAAAGGCCGGTGTTGATTCCGGACGAGCAGCCAAGTCTAATCGCTCGCTGCACAGATTGCTTGACAGATCGGTGGTGCCATCGTTGCAATAAATGGTTCTGTGAGGATTGCCTGCCTCATCCAGAGCGTGTACGGAACAATCTTTCGCCGCACCAGACAGCGTTCAGAAACCCGCAGAGCAATCTGGGTAGTACTGAACAGTCCGAAGATCATAGGGTTCGTATCTGAGAGGCGCCGTATGATGTAGAAAAATTGTCTGACTAGATTGAACAGCAATTCAGCCGCGGTGTAAGCAAAGATTGCTGGGAATGCGGTCCAACGGTAAGTCAATGAGACTACA harbors:
- a CDS encoding uncharacterized protein (COG:S;~EggNog:ENOG410PG0N), with the protein product MSSGELWSTLVTAIDPGSTKAMPIILQSTIDLLETELAKARAALHEIQPTACSLFTKRDELALGAVAAYRQNLIDRAPDFFYGASRLTPKELGLVPAVREVQADDDEDDHVKTSSKQHLRPVQPIAPKRASLADVLSNSLILDHMAPYLSASSLLALASTSRQVRSSIVDTPYIFRHLDLTQCRGAKPASTSATDSAEQVGSGEQGEDSAVEDEVHSAPLRGIFASLQRQSILQDVRTLVLDGLSVPADLLAEIILTDRFNVNVLSIRECRHLNERKLMQVLTHAVRPSRPKGTPRVKGIYHFTPLQQSRAVIRSRYRDWWSSRCGSQSSITPSPENGSATSEVAESATQQQDAWYRSSGQLFKRSIEDGWAETIKQCEGIIAFDAVLCRGPRHDVDLSTPMPEGQSASQPEGRPPLAPKLATVALGPRGCDGCHTSPEGPTFWGQSPGENLPLLTPPPLHSSSVVEAKRPVLIPDEQPSLIARCTDCLTDRWCHRCNKWFCEDCLPHPERVRNNLSPHQTAFRNPQSNLGSTEQSEDHRQFSRGVSKDCWECGPTCVQCKTECQRTCQSCRGEYCVEHNEGCSSTMCDWCNASTRHRVRELY